The genomic region ACTATTGCTTCTACTAGTGCAGAAGGTATGGCAGAAGCAAAAGCCCGTATCGAAGGTATTACAGCCGAAGCAGAAGTCGGCAAGATCTATGAAGGTCCTGTCGTGAAGTTGCTGGAGTTCGGTGCACTCATTAACATTCTTCCGGGTAAAGATGGTCTCTTGCACATCTCTGAAATCTCTAATGAACGCGTGAAAGAAGTGAAGGACTATTTGCAAGAAGGTCAGATCGTTCGCGTGAAATTATTAGCAGCAGATGAGCGTGGACGTTTACGTTTATCGCTTAAAGCTGCGATGGCAGATGAGGGCGGCACGATTGCGCCTTTAGCTGGTGCTGCAGATGCAAGCCCCGTATCCGGTGAAACTGTTTAAGCCTAATCAGTCCTATGCGCGTCATTGAGATTAAGGAATTTGGTGCACCAGAGATGTTGGTGCCCGCTACGCGTCCTGATCCGGTAGCTCCGGCTTCTGGTTCGGGTGAGATTTTGATTAAAGTAGCTGCTGCAGGCATTAATCGCCCAGACGTTTTACAACGTAAAGGCTTTTATCCTGTTCCTGCAGGTGCCTCGGATATTCCGGGTCTTGAAGTGGCTGGTGAAATTATTGGCGGTGACTTAGCGCATGCAGATAATGTCTTTGGCCTTCAGTTAGGTGACAAAGTATGTGCGCTGGTGCAGGGTGGTGGTTATGCGCAATTCTGTACCGCACCTGTTGCCCAATGCCTTCCCTACCCAAAAGGGTTTACCGATCAAGAAGCTGCTGCACTGCCTGAGACTTTCTTCACCGTGTGGAGTAATGTCTTCATGCGGGGTGAGCTGGCTGAAGGCGAAACCTTATTGGTACAAGGCGGATCAAGCGGGATTGGAGTAACAGCTATTTTGATTGCTAAGGCCTTAGGACACAAAGTGTTTGTGACTGCAGGTACTGATGAGAAATGCGTTGCCTGTATTCAGTTGGGTGCTGACTTAGCAATTAACTATAAAACCCAAGATTTTGTGGAAGAAGTAAAGAAGGCCACTGACGGTAAGGGTGTCAATGTCATTCTCGATATGGTCACAGGTGCTTACGTGCAGCGCGAGATTGATTGCTTAGCTGATGATGGCCGTATTGTGATTATTGCCATCCAAGGTGGCTCTAAGGCAGAAGTGAGTACGAATCAAATTTTGCGTCGTCGCTTAACGATCACCGGATCTACCTTACGTCCTCGCCCTATTTCTTTTAAGAAGCAAATTGCACAGCAGTTGCATACGCGCATTTGGCCATTGTTGAATGCGGGCAAGCTAAAACCCGTAATTTATAAAACGTTTACCTTAGAACACGCTGCAGATGCCCATAGTCTGATGGAATCTTCTGAGCATGTAGGTAAGATTGTTCTCACTGTTTAAGTATTGAGTATTGAGTTAGCTATGCGCCCCCTCATTGTTATCGGTAACTGGAAAATGAACGGCAGTCTTGCGAGTAATGCGAGTTGGATTAAAACGGTTTGTCGTGGCATGGAGCAGGGTATGCCTGCTGGCCGTCAGTATTCAGTATGTGTACCAGCGCCGTATTTGTCGCAGTGTCATGGGCTCATTCAGGAATGCTCTTTGGCGTTTATGAGTTTGGGTGCGCAAGACGTCTCGGCTTACACCGCCGGTGCTTATACCGGAGAGATTTCTGCTGCCATGCTCAAAGAAT from Polynucleobacter antarcticus harbors:
- a CDS encoding NAD(P)H-quinone oxidoreductase gives rise to the protein MRVIEIKEFGAPEMLVPATRPDPVAPASGSGEILIKVAAAGINRPDVLQRKGFYPVPAGASDIPGLEVAGEIIGGDLAHADNVFGLQLGDKVCALVQGGGYAQFCTAPVAQCLPYPKGFTDQEAAALPETFFTVWSNVFMRGELAEGETLLVQGGSSGIGVTAILIAKALGHKVFVTAGTDEKCVACIQLGADLAINYKTQDFVEEVKKATDGKGVNVILDMVTGAYVQREIDCLADDGRIVIIAIQGGSKAEVSTNQILRRRLTITGSTLRPRPISFKKQIAQQLHTRIWPLLNAGKLKPVIYKTFTLEHAADAHSLMESSEHVGKIVLTV